The Gopherus flavomarginatus isolate rGopFla2 chromosome 20, rGopFla2.mat.asm, whole genome shotgun sequence region agggATGGTACGtgtgtcagggtgtgtgtgtgtgcgcgcgcgcgccaGGCACTGTGTGTGTCAGGACGTCTGTGtgtcaggatgtgtgtgtgtgtgtgtctgtgcgcgCGCGCCAGGCACAGTGCGTGTGTCAGGACGTGTGTGTGCGCCAGGCACTACGTGTGTcaggacgtgtgtgtgtgtgtgccaggcACTATGTGTGTCAGGCAGGACGTGTGTGTGTCAGTGGCTGTGTCTCTTGGGGTGTCGATGggaggcagcccagcccaggcccttgtccctcctccctgccctgtctttgGCTCCATTTCTCTCCTCcgcccccacccaaccccccagcccccgccccatgTGGCCATAAATGCTGCTCATCACAGGCTGGGTCCCTCAGATCAGAGCCAAAAGGtaggtggggaaggggggcaggtcTGGCTACCTGGGTGTCCCTGCCTGGGGAGGGGTGCGTCTGCTGtgggcacggggggagggggtcgCTCTCTCCTGGAGGGGTCAGCATGGGGACCAGGCCCCAGTCCCAGCTAGGGCTCTGCCCCTCACACTCGCAGGGCCTAGCTACACACACCAGTGACCCCAGCGCACCCCGAGTGCGGACGCAGCGCTAGCAGGCGGAGGCACTACCAGTGCTGGAGTTATCCCGTCGCGGGGGtgagctggctggggaggagaCCCCGTCACAGTGGGGGCCTGGCCCGTCCCTGGGGGTGCACCTGTCACTAGAGCAATAACGCAGCTGGGTGCTGCCCCAGGGCAACACTAGGTCCAGAGCTGGCCCCACCAGTCACTAGACGGGAGCAGGGGGGTGCTGCCCTGGGCAGtgctggccctggagctggccaGCAACACTCGGCATGGCCTAGGGGAGCTGCTGCACGGgtgtcagagtgtgtgtgtgtgtgtgtgtgtgagtgaatgagCAGCAGCATGTGTGACTGTGTGTGCTGTACAGTGTGTCTGCACAGGTGTCAGGGTatttgtgtgtgactgtgtgtgtgctgcattgtgtgtttgtacaggtgTCCATGACTGTCTGTGTGTCAGTGAGTGGCAgcgtgtgtgtgactgtgtgtgtgctgcattGTGTATTTGTACAAGTGTCCATGAGCGTGTGCGCGACAGTGAGCGGCAGCATgtgtgagactgtgtgtgtgctgcacaGTGTGTCTGCACaggtgtcagtgtgtgtgtgtgtgtgtcagtgagcAGCAGTGTGTGTGAGCGGCAGCATGTGTGTGCACAGTGTGTCTGCACAGGTGtcagggtatgtgtgtgtgtcagtgagcAGCAGCATGGGTGTGACTGTGTGTGCTGCATTGTGTGTTTGTACGGGTGTCAGTGACTGTGTGTGAGACAGGGAGCAGCAGATGAGTGTCAGTCAGTGTGGCAGTGTGTGGCAGTGAGTGTGTCAGGAGTGAACACCGGCCTGTCCATCGAATTCTCGTTTTGACTCCCAGGGTCTCTGGGGACGTGGCTGCCTGGTGGGTGCTGCTAAGGGGTGCTGGGTGCAGCCCCACCGCTCCCTGCCAGGACAGGGTGCCCTGCTGCATCATCAGGGGTTTGATTCCTGCTCCAGCAGTGGGTGCCAGGGGTGGAGAATCTCTGCCAGGCCTCCGGTGCCGCCAGCCACTGCCCCACTCACTCAGGCCCCAGGTGTTTGGATACAGACTCCCAGCCCAGCTGGCCTGAGGGCAGCTTTGGGAGAGACTGGATCAGCAaagccccagccagcctggcctAGTGGAGGCAGGCCTGGAGCAGGCTGGTTCCCCCTTGAGGGAGCTGCGCCGAGGTCCGGCTGCAATAAGGAGCGGATCCAGCCCCGGTGGGGACCCCCGTGTCCGGCTGGATCCCTGCTATACCTGAagctggggggtaggggaggggatACCTGCTTGCCCTGGGCCTGGCCAGACAGGGACATGGGGGATCTCTGGAGCGGCACatgacccctctctccccccgcaGGTGGGCCCAGCACCCCATGTTCCGCTCACGGCGGGCCAGCCTGGTGCGGAGGCTCTGGAGGTATCGCTGTGCTGGGCCCGGCCCCGAGGATGGGCACGGCGCCCTCAAACCCGCCGCTCACGCCCTCTTCAAGAAGCTGAAGGACgaggagctggagctgctggtgcAGGCGGTGGAGAGCCGGGGAGCCGGGCAGTCGGGCTGCGTCTGGGTGGCCCGGGCAGAGCAGCGTGGCACCaagcaggccctgccccctcaggtGCTGCTCTGTCGGCTCTATCGCTGGCCTGACCTCCGGGACCCCCACGAGCTCAAACGCCTCAGCTGCTGCCAGagctttgggggctgggggggctgcggcGAGGGGGCCACGCTCTGCTGCAACCCCCACCACCTCAGCCGGCTCGCCATGCCCGGTGAGTGGGCCaggggggccgggctgggggcctACCCACggcagacctcccccactgccaagCAGCACCGCTCGGAGTGGGGGGTCAGCATGGGAAGGGTGgttgcccccctgcccccaccactcGATTGCTcaatctatccccagacaccccctctatctatctatctatccccagacaccccctctatctatccccagacaccccctctatctatctatccccacacaccccctctatctatctatccccagacaccccctctatctatctatccccatccgccccctctatctatccccagacacccctctatctatctatccccacaccccccctctatctatccccacacaccccctctatctatctatccccacacaccccctctatctatctatctatccccatccgccCCCTCTATCTGTCTACACCCCCtcatcatctatctatctatctattcccagacagcccctctgtctgtctgtctatccccagAACTTGGTCCCCCTTGCCCTGCTGTTTTTGGGGCTGCTTTGCGCCGGAAGGGGAGGGCTGGcatcagggtggggtggggagggggatgcccCAGGGACAGCTGCTCACTGGTTTCCGCTCTTGTCTGGTTCTCTTTCAGAGACGCCACCGCCCCCTTATTCCAAAATCTCCCCCTTCAGCTGCCCCTGGGCAGAGGTGTCAGAGCGCCCCAACTCCAGCCACCTGGAGTCTGGTTGCAACGCCCATGGAGACTGGCGAGGTACGGTGGGGACCGGGGCGCAAGGGATGCCCACAGGGACTGGGGGGCACCCAGGGGATTTGACCCCCAGGCCCAGGAGGGGAGCGTCAGGAGACTCCAGATGACCAgccctgggctgggtggggactggagctgccaggctgcagaggcTGCAGCCCTGGTATCGGGGGTATCCTGCTGCCACCTTCCTCCTGCAGTGGGGGCCTCACTGGGGAAGAAGGGCTCCTGGGTGGAGCAAGGAGAAGCCCCCCACTCAGGAGCCAGCAGTACCACGTGTGGGTCAggtgccacccctcccccataaGTCAGGGGTGCAGGGCACCCGCTGAGCCATCCTGGCCCTTGGAGCCTGAAGAGCTGCCAACATGGGGCCCCTGGGGTCCACTGGGCCCTCACCTGCTGGCTCAGCCCTTTGCAGAGCAgggtcccctccccagccctgcccgagCTCCCAGAGCAGATCTGACATTGCTGCTGCCCCCATCtcctctggggctgcagggaaggggttggTGGGGGTGacaaccagcccccactcccctgagtcAGGCCCTCCCACCGAGCCTGGGAGGAAAAGCTGCCTAGAGCAGCCAGGGCCAGGGGGTTCCTGTCTGCAGGGAGCGGGTGGCTCCGGCCGGCCCCCAGCCCCGGCTGCGCCTGTTATTTTTGGCCTGTCCGCGTTCCCCGCTGCAGGAAGTGCTGCCCACAGGGACACTCACAATGTGCCTTGACGCACAAGCCGCGCTCCGGCCTGGCTGCCGGCCACCGGCTCCCTCCCACGGCTCCAGGGCCTTGGGACCGGCGCCCACTGCCGGGCCCACCCCACACTTGCCGTGCCATGGCGGGCGGTCCCCTGGGACGGTGGCTGGAGCCGTCCTGGGCCTACGTGCCGGCTCCCAGCACCCCACCATGACTCACGCCCCCGGTGATTGTCCGGCTCCGCGATGGAGTCGGacgccctgctccagcccagctgccCCACGATACCCTGGGGGGCCGAGCCTGGGGCACTGAGGGGGTCATGGCCATCTGCTTGGGGCCAGTGGGATcaggcagccagaaccccaggagGGCCAGCGTGGTGGGTCTGAGCCCCTGCCGGCCACGCTGAGATGCAGAGTGAGGCAGCTCCTCTTCACCAGCAGAGATGGGGCCTGAAACTGGCCCTTGCACAGCCCAGGGCCCGTTCCCCACCTGCCCACACCGCTGGCTGGGCTGAACTTCAAGCTGGGGCATTCAGGCCGGCttgcacccagccccctgccactgccGGGGCTAAACTGGTTCTGTGTGGCTGTATCCAGAGCCCTGCAGCTCACCCATGGCCagtgccaggcgaggggtccctgcaTAACCAGCccccgtgccccaccccagagccagctgcctcTCAGCACCAGGCAAGGGATCCCTGTTTAACTAGCCCTAATGTTCCCCTCCTCACagccagtgctgggggaggggtccctgtataaacaCCCTCCacgtcccaccccagaggggctgcatccCAGCGCCGGGGAGGGTCCCTGGGTGGTCTGTTCATTCTCTGGGGGCttggtgggggtgtctgggggctgctctgTGCGTGGGCTCAGGGGTTCCCTTCTCACCCCTGCAGACCCCAGCCTGGCATGGAGCACCACCAGGGACGGCTGCTGGTGCAAGCTGGCCTATTGGGAGCACCGGACACGGGTGGGCCGTCTCTACGCCGTGCACGAAACCTCCGTCAACATCTTCTGCGAGCTGCCGCAGGGGAACGGCTTctccctgggccagctgcaggctgAGAGGCGCAGTGCGGCCGTGCGCCGGGCCCGGAGCAAGATCGGCCGTGGGCTGCTGCTGAGCCAGGAGCGGGACGGGGTGTGGGCCTACAACCGCAGCGAGCACCCCATCTTCGCCAGCTCTCCCACGCTGGGGCCCCCTGGCGCCCGCGGCCTGCCCGTGCGCAAGGTGCTGCCCGGCTACTCCCTGCAGGTCTTTGACTATGAGCGCGCGGGTGGCCAGGCCAGCTGGCGGAGGCCAGGCGATGGGCCCTGCGACCCCAACAGCATCCGCATCAGCTTCGCCAAGGGCTGGGGCCCCTGCTACTCCCGGCAGTTCATCACCGCCTGCCCCTGCTGGCTGGAGATCCTGCTCACCAAGCCCCGCTGAGCCGGGGGCACAGCCCAGCACAGCTACTCCCGCTGCGGCCACGGGCCCTGCAGCCAAGTGGAGTGGGGGAGCGTCCCTCGGGCCCCCGCCTCTgaggcctggccctgctgcctaTGCTaggctctggccctgcagcttctGGCCTCTCTGCCTAGAAACCCCATTGCAGCCTCCCTCCGCCCCGACCCCATCACGAGCCTGCAGCTTGGGCCTATGGGCCTCTCCAGCCATCCCCAGCCCAAGCGCTATGGCCCTGGTCAGCCCCtgtctgcccctctcccctggcctgcctcccagcctcctcccccgcACCTCTTCCCCTTatctccagccccccacccccatccctctggAAATCCCAcacctctgccctcccccatcccctccctcaccccatctccccttaccccagccccaccctgtccctctgccctcccccatcccGTCCCTCACCCCATCACCCCTTACCCCCAGCCCCCGTCCCTCTACCCTCCCCCCagacccttccccagcccatctccccttacccccagcccccgtccctctaccctccccccagacccttccccaccccatctccccttACCTCCAGCCCCCGTCCCtctaccctcccccaccccatctccccttacccccagcccccgtccctctaccctccccccagacccttccccaccccatctccccttacccccaacccctgtccctcTACCCTCCCCCCAGACCCTTCCTCAGCCCATCtccccttaccccagccccaccccgtctctctgccctcccccagcccatctcCCCTTacccccatcccccatccctctgccctccccccagacccttccccagcccatctccccttacccccagcccccgtccctctaccctccccccagacccttccccagcccatcTCCCCTTACCCCAGCCACACCCcgtccctctgccctccccccagacccttccccagcccatctccccttacccccagcccctgtccctctaccctccccccagacccttccccagcccatctccccttaccccagccccaccccgtccctctgccctccccccagccccttccctgccctgtggTGTCGGACACGCCtggcggggggaaggggcaggagcggGGGACTGGGCGGTTCTCACATTTATTTCAAATTATCTTGTTTTTGTAAAGAAAAGTAGATAAAACACCTGCCAAGTGCGGGGGAGCAGGTCCATGTGCCAGCCCGACCTCCTTCCTACTTGCCACATGCTGGGCAAGCTGATCCATTCTGGGCACTGGCCCAG contains the following coding sequences:
- the LOC127037916 gene encoding mothers against decapentaplegic homolog 6-like → MFRSRRASLVRRLWRYRCAGPGPEDGHGALKPAAHALFKKLKDEELELLVQAVESRGAGQSGCVWVARAEQRGTKQALPPQVLLCRLYRWPDLRDPHELKRLSCCQSFGGWGGCGEGATLCCNPHHLSRLAMPETPPPPYSKISPFSCPWAEVSERPNSSHLESGCNAHGDWRDPSLAWSTTRDGCWCKLAYWEHRTRVGRLYAVHETSVNIFCELPQGNGFSLGQLQAERRSAAVRRARSKIGRGLLLSQERDGVWAYNRSEHPIFASSPTLGPPGARGLPVRKVLPGYSLQVFDYERAGGQASWRRPGDGPCDPNSIRISFAKGWGPCYSRQFITACPCWLEILLTKPR